One Castanea sativa cultivar Marrone di Chiusa Pesio chromosome 4, ASM4071231v1 DNA window includes the following coding sequences:
- the LOC142630413 gene encoding uncharacterized protein LOC142630413 translates to MPLNPWNTLFSFLTIILPLLNPFVAFAVNPQGEALLSWKQSLNGPTEALSNWNPTDETPCGWLGITCNINKEVVELELRYLSLYGTVPTNLSSLVSLTKVVLSSTNLTGSIPREIAILHELNYLDLSDNALTGEIPSEICNLLKFQEIHLNSNQLEGSIPVQIGNLKSLKWLTLYDNQLNGEIPSSIGNLKNLQVIRAGLNKNLGGLIPQEIGNCTELTMLGLAETSVSGFLPPSLGLLKKLETIYIWKTLLSGQIPPEIGNCTALQTLFLWQNSLVGTIPQSFGNLKNLQILYLWQNSLVGTIPSELGNCKNIAGTIPSEIGNLTKLQLLLLDKNELVGPIPFSISKCQNLKILYLDSNGLTGKIPENIGNCSSLIWFKVGDNKLTGPIPREIGNLENLDILDLSLNQISGNLPAEIFGCRNLKYLNLHSNLITGNFPGKLSRLVLLQFVDFSNNFIEGSWPFHELPRHIVFFSISRNNLSGEIPFSICNLNFVNYLDFSHNHFSMIPPCLGNMSDLIDFELRNNNLHGTIPKFVKCSNLRSLKLAGNQLEGPLPRSLVNCKKLEILDVANNRLDDTFPHWLVNLLELRVLVLRSNNFHGSLGNHRTKFSYPNLRIIDLSHNMFHGHLPSNFFKYLLAMMNGNMDKYGLQYMGDDDYFYLRRYMRDYNYYIDFYNFATIDVTIDIKGNYIDVVKILTLLTTIDFSNNSFKGEIPKVIGKFGSLKGLNFSHNNLMGHIPISFGNLTNLEWLDLSSNKLTGNIPKQLTDLTSLAILNLSKNHLVGLIPQGKQFNTFTNASYSGNLGLCGFPSTKTCGNDEGQQPPPSPTIQEDDFGFANGFNWKVVLLGYGCGFMFGLGMGYLVFSSEKPKCLLNIVYGERRNKVRRSKKNAHGRIN, encoded by the exons ATGCCTCTAAATCCATGGAACACCCTCTTTTCCTTCTTAACAATCATCCTTCCCCTCCTGAATCCTTTTGTAGCTTTCGCTGTTAATCCACAAGGCGAAGCTCTTCTTTCATGGAAGCAAAGCCTGAATGGACCCACTGAGGCCTTGTCTAATTGGAACCCAACAGATGAAACTCCATGTGGGTGGCTTGGAATCACTTGCAACATCAACAAGGAGGTCGTGGAATTGGAATTAAGGTACTTGAGTTTATATGGTACAGTTCCAACTAATCTCTCTTCCTTGGTTTCATTAACCAAGGTTGTACTTTCTAGTACAAACCTCACGGGTTCAATCCCAAGAGAGATTGCTATACTGCATGAACTGAATTACTTGGACTTGAGTGACAATGCGTTAACCGGCGAAATCCCATCTGAGATTTGCAACTTGCTTAAGTTCCAAGAAATCCACCTCAACTCGAACCAGTTGGAAGGCTCAATTCCGGTTCAAATCGGCAACCTCAAAAGCTTGAAATGGCTGACTCTCTATGACAACCAGCTCAATGGAGAAATACCCAGTTCAATAGGCAACTTGAAGAACCTCCAGGTGATAAGAGCCGGTTTAAACAAGAATCTCGGAGGCCTTATACCCCAAGAAATCGGGAATTGTACCGAGTTGACCATGCTAGGTCTAGCCGAAACAAGCGTCTCGGGTTTCCTTCCTCCGAGTCTTGGTCTCCTCAAGAAGCTTGAAACCATATACATCTGGAAAACTCTCCTCTCCGGCCAAATCCCACCTGAAATCGGCAACTGTACCGCCCTCCAAACTCTTTTCCTCTGGCAGAACAGCTTGGTGGGGACT ATTCCGCAAAGTTTCGGAAACCTCAAAAACCTCCAAATTCTTTATCTCTGGCAGAACAGCTTGGTGGGTACTATTCCATCAGAGCTTGGGAATTGCAAGAA TATCGCCGGTACGATACCATCCGAAATCGGAAACCTTACGAAACTTCAGCTACTTCTCTTGGATAAAAACGAGTTAGTGGGACCCATTCCATTCTCAATTTCCAAATGTCAAAATCTCAAAATTCTTTATTTGGATTCTAACGGTTTGACTGGGAAAATACCGGAAAATATCGGAAATTGTTCGTCTCTAATTTGGTTCAAAGTTGGAGATAACAAGCTTACAGGGCCAATACCAAGGGAGATTGGGAACTTGGAAAATCTAGATATCTTGGATCTCAGTTTGAATCAAATTTCAGGAAATTTACCTGCCGAGATCTTTGGTTGCCGAAACTTGAAGTATCTCAATTTGCATTCTAATTTGATCACCGGAAACTTTCCTGGTAAGTTAAGCCGCCTTGTTTTGTTGCAGTTTGTTgatttttccaataattttattgaaggTTCTTGGCCATTTCATGAACTTCCACGGCacattgttttcttttcaatatcaAGGAACAATTTAAGTGGAGAGATTCCTTTCTCTATTTGCAATCTCAATTTTGTTAACTACCTTGATTTCTCTCATAATCATTTTAGTATGATTCCTCCATGTTTGGGAAATATGAGTGATCTCATAGATTTCGAACTGCGAAATAACAATCTTCATGGCACTATCCCAAAATTTGTAAAGTGCAGTAACTTGAGAAGTCTTAAACTGGCCGGCAATCAATTAGAAGGGCCATTGCCACGCTCATTGGTCAATTGCAAGAAATTAGAAATTCTAGACGTTGCTAACAATAGGCTTGATGACACATTCCCTCATTGGTTGGTAAATCTTCTAGAGTTGCGGGTTCTCGTATTGCGATCAAACAACTTTCATGGTTCCTTAGGCAATCACAGGACTAAATTCTCATACCCTAATTTGAGAATTATAGACCTCTCTCACAATATGTTCCATGGTCATTTGCCATCAAACTTTTTCAAGTATTTATTAGCCATGATGAATGGGAACATGGATAAATATGGATTGCAATACATGGGTGatgatgattatttttatttgagaagaTATATGCGtgattataattattatattgatttttacaaTTTTGCTACAATTGATGTTACAATTGATATTAAAGGGAATTATATTGATGTGGTGAAAATACTAACTCTATTGACAACCATTGATTTTTCCAACAATAGTTTCAAAGGAGAAATTCCAAAGGTAATTGGAAAGTTTGGATCACTTAAAGGGCTAAATTTTTCACACAATAATCTTATGGGTCATATACCTATATCATTTGGAAATTTAACTAATCTTGAATGGTTAGATCTTTCCTCAAACAAGCTCACAGGCAACATTCCTAAACAATTGACAGATCTTACATCATTGGCAATTTTAAATCTCTCAAAAAACCATCTTGTGGGATTGATACCTCAAGGTAAACAATTCAATACATTTACAAATGCTTCTTATAGTGGAAACTTGGGTTTATGTGGATTTCCATCGACAAAAACTTGTGGCAATGATGAGggacaacaaccaccaccatcaccaacCATCCAAGAAGATGATTTTGGGTTTGCAAATGGATTTAATTGGAAAGTTGTATTGTTGGGGTACGGATGTGGTTTCATGTTTGGATTAGGTATGGGATATCTTGTGTTCTCAAGTGAAAAACCAAAATGTCTCTTGAATATTGTTTATGGAGAACGACGCAACAAGGTGCGAAGATCCAAGAAGAATGCTCATGGAAGAATTAATTGA